The DNA region CAGAAGGATGTTTTTGTGATCTTGAGTATGCTCATTTAGCACTTAGCTAAGTGAATTTTTACTCAGCTATTGAATttaccttttttctcccttttttctgacTCCACGCAAAACCCTCCATATGAGATTACTGTATTGTTCTGAAGAACAAAAATGGTTTACTCTTCTTAATGCTTGCAAGTAAATAAGTTTAGGGGAGAGCAGGAAATCAGTATTTCAGTAAGTGCTTTCTTGCCAAACCATCTGGAATAAAATCTATTTCTTTTGTTCCTTAATTACACAAATGCATGTTTCTTAGTTTGTAACCTAAATGGACTGTCAGTTGGCAAGCTTCCTTAGGCCTGGGGTTTGATATTCTTAGACTTCTGTGGCTGTAATAAACATCCCAGGAGTGAAGCTGCTCTTTAATGACTTTTGAGCCCTCAGAAGTTTTATGCCTAAGCCAGGTGGCAAAAGGTGGTATGCTGTATGAATAGTTGTGGGGAAAAAGAGGAATATTCTCATCTTGTCTGGAACTTGACTGTCTTCAGCTAGAAGTTGATTATGAAAGAGATATTTCAGAAATGTCCTTAGCTAATAAACTGTTCTGTAGCTTTGTGTAAATGTTGTCTTATGACTATACTGTTATACCTGATTTTCAGATGTAAACCACATTGGTTTAAATAGATCCAAAAAACATGTTGCTATTTCTTCAATAACAGTAAAGAAATAATTGTATTCCCTCTTGCTGCAACATATCTTTCATTTGTAGCTATTTGTGAATACATTCAGCGATTGCATCTCAACACTGTTAATAGATATTTGTATTAACATAATTTAGGTTAATGTAGTAACATTACTGAGATGTTAAAATGACATAAGATGAAATGTTTCCACTTCAGCTGAATGCTTGCAGGCAAGGAAGCCTGCTGCAGGTCACCATCAAGATATTCAGATATCTTGCTTTGGCAATTTGTTTCAGTTTCATTCTGTTTATTGTAAACTAACCAGTAAGTAAGCatagtgtgtgggtttttttgttttgttttatttttaatttactgtaaCTTTATGATCTAAACAATTCTTTTATATAGGGTATCCAGAAAACTAAGCTACACTGATGGGAAAGACTGAAATCCTAGCATTCCCTTGGAGGACTTCCTAAGCAAAACTCACGAAGGAGCATTCATGGACTGCTACagagaaaacattgttttataacttttaaaaatcaattaattATGAATCgtaacttaaatattttaattaagagaGCGCAATTCTTAGTAAGCAGGAACATTAATATACAATTAGTCCTGATTTATACTTCCCTATAATATAAAACAAGCTCCAGAGGCTGCTACTTCCCTTCTGAAAGGCACTTCTTACCCCTCTGGTTTCATCAGGTATTTGCAAGGAATCAGGGTTCCTTTTTATGGCTaagtttgttttctgtatttaagaGTGTTTATAATAAAAGATTTTGTGAtctgtgctattttttttaatctgctggtAAGCTTTGGTATTTAGTGTAATAGTAATAAGGTATTAacaagctctgtttctgcctgaatTTCTACCTGTGCCTGTTTTATACATGTGACATTActaaatgcatgaaaaaaatctaaacGGACCTGGATGACTTGTAAAATGCCTGGTGTAtcattttaatgtttaatttttcaaGTAGCTCACCAAAGTCAATTGTTCAATAAAATTTTATACGCTAATGGATTTGATGTTTATATTCTTTTATGTTCTCACAAAGTTCTACCTGACAAtacacagaacggttgaggttggaaggcacttctggagatcatctagtccaacccccttgctcaagcagaaTCACCTAGAGCACTTTGCCCAGGATTGCattcagacagcttttgaatatctccaaggatgaagactccacaacctttcagggcaacctattccagtgctcagaCATCCGTATTGAGAAATTGCATAACTCCATTAGTGTTTTCTGTTCTAAAGTAACTTAAAGGTACGCTGGAATTGTTTTTTGGACATGTTTGACTCTAGGTAAGACTTCTACACAGCAACAGAATGAAGGCTTACCCAGGTGCGAAACTAGATTTATTTAAAGAACATAGCAGTAGCTCATTTCATCTATGCAAATAACTTAGAATTTTAAGAGGTAGTTTTTGACAAACCTTGAAGTGTTGAAAGATAAATAAGCTCATCTCATCGGCACCTTTTTGATGCTAGCAATAGCAAGGAGCATGTTTGGAGTTTGATCCTCCAGTGTCCACTTTTTTGTCTACAACTTATATTTAGGATGATGTACCTAAGAGTGTGCTGATGTTTCTAACAGCACTGGTTAGAAACTGATACATCTGCAGCGATTGTTGGATGTTGTCATGACTGCTAGAGTATACTGATGTCTTAGTCTTATGATAATTTAATGGTATTACTTACTATGTCATCTTTTGATCTCTGTCCCTCCTCCATTCCAAATAGTTTTTGCTTCTGCcaccatatttctttttctctactaTTACTTGCTTCACTGTTCTACTGAATATTTGATATTTGAATGAATGCTAAGcttgcttttaataaaaatagcttCACACTGCTTTAGTTTGCCCCtctacacacttttttttataaGGAATACTCTAAAAACAGGTTACTGAGAGAGTGTAAATCTACACTTGTCATTTCCTTTTTGTGTTGTGGTTATTTCTGAAGCTTTCTTTATACGTTAAGAATTTATTAAGTAATACATAAAAAGTTCTGTAGGTCTTTCTGTAATGGCTTGAAGAGGGAGCAAGTTTGAACATGTACTTTCTTAGATTAATTCAGTCATTTGAAAAGTATCACCCAAAAAGCCTTAAATATGTCTTTAGTTCAGTTATTTAAGCAAAGAGAGGGTAAAAAGCTGGAGGAATAATTCCCAGACTGTTTACAGTTCAGGGAGGAAAGCTAAATCTGGACCATAGCAGCATTAGAAGTGCCTTAGAAAGAGTTGATGGGCCATGAAAGTTAATCCAGAAGTGGAAGCTGTGAGAACCACAGTGAATAATTTAATGAAAGCAGTGGTCAAAGTTAGAAAGGAAGTATAAATTGAAGGAGAATATTTACAGAAAGTATCATGCTCTTTAGCAAAATAAGTTGCAAGGAGAAGCAGCTGCTGAAAATTGGTGTAAATAAATAGCTGGAATAAACAATGAAGACTAAGAATATAGAAGCAACTAAATGTGCCTAAACTTCATTAAGCGTGCTTGCTGTTACGTGTGCAGTCAATGAGAGAAGTGTGcgctttattttctgttaaagTAATGTTCTGGCTGAACTGACAGGTTGAATTTAGGTAACTTGTTGAAGTTCTTTGACCTTAGAATTTTTAGAGGAAGAACATAATCAACAGTGCAAATGTTGTGAGAAACTTGAGGAATCGCTGTTATTGAGCAAAGCTACACAAATTGTTATGAAATTATGAAAACATCCTTTTTCTCATGTATGTTTGAAAAACAGTAACAAATAGACTCTTGGACCTGTGCTTATTTGCTTGAGAGCTTGTTCAGGAAAGCTTTTACCTTTAATCATCTCAGAAGGTCTGAATATTGCATGTGATTGGTGTGTCAgccaaattgaaatattttttatttatattttacataCCATCATTAATGCTATTCAAACAATTTTGATGTGTGAGGCTAGGCAAGAGCCTGTtgatatgtattttattttgactttacTTTGTTCCCAGTATGGAACTAGGCTATAAATAATTCCTTCCAGCTCAATCAAATTAGGATAGTAGTACTTTATGCTCTGATGTCTCAGTGCTTagctttagatttttattttttttccccttcccacttAAGATCTCAGTCTGGAGAATAGTTTAATGTAATGCTCCATTAAAGTGCTCTTCTATTGATTCTCCAAAAGTACTTTTTGCTGCTTCTCCAATGGTAGTTGGTCTAAGACCATGACAATACAGTCATTTTAATTCCTCTTTAGTCTACATCACTTCTGAGGTGGTAATAGCCAAATATGTATTGACCTGGCTTCCCCAGACGAAAGCACATGCTAGCTTATGAGAAGCAGcggcatggggcagctgggccATGGGGCTGGCCCCTTCCTCTTGGTGTAGCATACAAGTTATGCCATGCTAAAAAGGCTCACTAACTATGAGCTAAGCTCAGGCATGGACCAGCATGTCACTGAACTGTTTCTTTTACAGTgacttttttcttcataaatttgGCACATTTCTGGACAAGTCCAGCCACTTCTGCTTTAACAACAGGTGTTGGCCCTTTGCACAAAgggttttttctgttttataactGTTTTCAGGACTGCTAGCGCTCCTTCAGGACCTGAAATGCTCTCAGGGCTTTGTATGTGCTCTTGAGCTCTGTGGCAATGTGTTCTACATGGATTTTGAAGGCCCCAATATGTTTTCCTGAGAAGACAAAACTGTCTGACACCTGGAGGCATGCATATTACATCAACAGTGTCTCACTGTTTCAAGCTACTGCTGCATAATGACTCCCAGAATGTGTTGCATAAAAATGAATCCTTTCTATAAAAGCTTACCATCTGATGAGGTTAAGTTCTAAAGATGAATGTGAACACTGTCAGTTATTTAGTGAAATAAATCTCTCTCTAATTTCTTTAAATACTTGTTAAAAATGACAATGTAAAACCAGTATGAATTAAAATATCAATTATAATATTGGAAGGAAGACACCCTCCCTGGgagttttatttttacaaatcgTTTGCCAATATCTTTACAGACTGTTGAATACGGACAGATACAGCATTATGTTAGTAGAGGAGCAAAGATTTGAGATGTGTTCTGGTATTGTTCACAAAAGGAAACTAAAGGCGTATAAGGATATTAAGTTTTGCTGGATGTACAACTACTAATTTAAACAAGTTGTTAAATTATTCTCTGATTAGCTTTAGATATATTGGCATATTACTGTAGACCAGTCACAATGGGAAAGTACAAAATGGTGAATAGCAGAAcagtttttaattgaaaaatcaaCTATATCCTTAGCTGTGCAAATGTGAAATTCCATTTGTTTCCAAAGTGTGTTGTTAAAACCACGTTGCTAAAACTTAAGTAGAAAAAGAGTGAAAATGTGCTAGAGCTCTACAAACAACCGAGCGGGTATTTTGGGACTGACTGACATAGGAATGACGTATGCGTGGTCTTTTGAAGCAAAGGATTAAATTTTACTGGAATAAATACTAGGTCAATGCTTCTTTGGAGTCAAATTCTGAGATACCAGCACCTACAACTCCATTCCAAAACATCTTTGGAAGGGTAGGTCCTTCAAAGTGATAGTCTGGATCTGTAGTTACTTCCAGCGTAGTCCATAGATACGCTTGGAAGACAGTTTGAACACTTAACTTACCTGTTTTACACCATTGATATGTCAGTTTGCCAGGATATTATAATCACTCATTGTTCCTCCAGAATGAACAAGCAGATCTCACTTTACGATTGCATACTTGCTTCATGAATCCACTTCAAATGTTCTCCTTTGCAGTATGAATCAAACCCATTAATCTGATGGGATCATCATGAATAGCTTCTgcctttgctgtgttttcagcagCCAGCTGCTCACTATTGAGATAAATGCTGACTTTGGAAGGCATGATGGTGGCTTTAGATGGTCTTTCTTCTTGATCTTCTAATGAAGGCTCTTGCTTTCTCCTTGGTTTTCTGCGTTTTCCCTTGATACTGTGATCAAGTGAGGCATAGCACATCTGATTGGCAGTCTCCACCTAGAAGGAAATTCACTTTGTATTTAACATTCAGTAGTAATGCTTGCCTTAAAATTATATCTAAGGCTTTGCGTATGTCCGTATTATGTGACTGAAGTTTACCAAAGCTAGCTGTAAATGAACTTGTAGAAAGCACAAATGTTTAAGCTGTGGCAGCAGAGAAACCAGACCAATGTACCCTAATGGTAAGTGACTCATATTCTTAAGGTAGTGGTGGTAAGGAAAAATTCATCATTGTATCATCAGAAAGATTCTCTATTGGAAAAAGGGTATCCTATTAATCCCTGTTCTTTGGGATGCAAGACATTGTTTggcctgtgtgggtttttttttttttttcccccaccattTTATTTATTAGAATCCAGTCACTAGCAACAATGTTTTTCACCAGCTTTGTATGTATGGGAAAGCCAAATTCTTGTCTGTATATACAGTCTGTTTTCCAGTGCAAAatctgtgctgtgtgtgtgtttcctcTGCTTCTCTCGATGAGTTTTTCAAGCAAAATTGTGCAGCACTTTTGATATAGGAACTTAATGGATGATTGTGTTTCTGTGAGTTTTATGAAAACAAGTGTCTAGGGAAAGGATATTTGTGCCCCCCTGGAAGTATgttgggggaagagagaggctggAGTCACTTCTTAAATACCTGGAAAGCAACAAAGGAATTGATACTATGAATGCTTCAATTACAGAAAAATTTCAGCTGAAGCTTGCATGTTTTTAGGCATCCAAGTAATTCAACAACAAAATACAAATCAATAGAAGATCAGGCTTCTTTCATTTGTTAAGGCATACAGATTTTATGCTGGGCAGGAGAGAGTTGATCAAATAAATGATTGTCATGTGACTCAGcctgtatttttatttgattgatgaccagaagaaataaaattaattcctTACATAAGCCAAGGCTGTAGCTGCAGGCTTAATTTAGCCTGTTCTGCATGCTTGAGACTGAGCTTTATCATGCCATATGGATGGAAACGAGCTACCTATAATTCTCCTCTTTAGCAACCCAGACTGAACAAAGGGCCAAATCTGTGCTTAAATTCACTGATGAATTGAGGCATGGTAATTTTTGTGATGAACAGCATGAAGATTTTTCTTATGTGTTGTCATGGGATAAACACAAGAGCTCTGAGACAGACCAACATACTCTAATTCAGAAATCCAAAATCAAGTTAAAAAATAGATACCTGTAGTTCGTTAACTGGCCTTTGGGGCTGGGACTTCATTTGCTCGTAACAACATTCCTCTAGAATTGATCAaaacacgcacgcacacacacacacacacacacacacaaaaaaagttttaGTTATTAAAACACCCTACTGATGATTTAAAGATCAACCAGATCCTCCCTGTTACAGAACGAACTCCACCCAAGTTTCTTTTGgtagaagttttgttttgttttgaagtctCACAGATAGATATCTCCCTCTACTTATAGAGGGGCAAATAGCTAGGAAATTCGGATATGTGTGCTCTGAAACCAGAAATCTTTTTCTATACTTATGGATGTGAATTTTCTCATTATTCTGCAAGTGGATGTCATTTTAGGCTCCTAAGTGAACATCTTACAGGATGGGATAACATCATATTTGGCATATTTGTTAGTGCAGGCAATCTTTTCAGGTATGAGGCTATGCAGAGTCCAGGAGGAACACTTGTTGGCTGAGAATGATGCTGTGAGTTGCAGGAGTTAGTGATTAAATTCTATTCCTGACTCTGCCTTTagtttttttgtgattttaaTTCAAGTTATTTTCTCATGCCACATCTCATTTTAGACATCAGTAAAATAGATTACTTAAAGTTTTGAGGCTTATATATTGTCAATGCATTCAAGTGTTGGTGTAGCAAAATTTAGGCAAATTCTATAtgtgaaaactgattttttctgTTAAAGTACTTTAGTTCAGTTTTGCTTAACCCCAAATAAGACTAGCAAAAAAGTTGCATCCATGTTACCTAATACCTGCTTTAACATTGTAAAGGCTCTGAGACACATGCTTCAATGTATCTAGCTCTAGCTGCAGAGTTATGTGATATTACTGCCATTAATGTTGTACCTTTCTGCCAGGCATTATTACCTCAGTTcagcaaagcagaggaaagctATGCCTGCCCACCATTCAGCCCCTGTGGGCTCTGTTTGCCCATATCACTGATGTGCAAGTTTGCAACAAGAGATGGATCTGTGAATAGCCACAATAGAAAACAGTAAGTGTATCTTTCTGCCAACTTCTGTGTGGGCAGCAGCTTTGGGCAGAGGGTAGTTTTGTCTTAGACTGCTTTAATGTGCCTGAATAAAGCTGTTACTTAAACAGATGCAGCTCTACATGTAGAAAAGCTCTTGGTTTTGAGATATTTGGCTGAACAAGAGCATTTGGATTGTAAAAAGTCAAACCCAATGTGTGATCTGGTCTTACAAATAGTAATGCAGTATGGTGGTTGGTGGTTCTATTCTCAAGTAGGGATTAATACAGCAATTAAAAAGCAGTTGATTCTCATGTTTGCTATTGAAGAAACACAGAACATGTTGATCATTCTGCTTTTAACCGTGCATTTATTATATCCACCAAATAGATGTTCTTTAGGTGAAGCTTACCTAAAATATCTTGACTGAGATTGCCATAAACTGGGTCATCTTCTGTATAATAGTCATCATAGCTAGAATGGGAATGGAGAAATACTTTTAATTGACATAATAAGCTTAATTTAGGACCCCACTATTCTACTCTAagcattttacatatatatagcaATAGCAGATTGTATGTGGCCTGCAAGACAGGACaaaaaatatgggaaaaaataatagttttacagaaggggaagaaagggtaTTGTCCATATTCTGAAGAGAGACCTGCTCTCTAATGAAGAATTGAACTCTTATTTCCTGTATCTTAGTTAACATAAATCTAATCTCAAGATTACTAAGATACTGTTTGATATAGTTCTGGAAATAGTAATAATCACTTAACTTCAGTGAAATAAATCAGTGAAAAGAGGACTGAAAAGGGATTCATGGGTCAGTGTGTCCAATCTCTTACTCTATCTTGCAGGCCTACCATATAATCCCTTTAAGAACTGCATCAAACTTTTCTAATCCTGCTACTCATTTTTACTCTGACTGCTCTGATATGGAGCTTTCTTTTGCCAACAGAAACTTATTCAGGCAAGATACCCGTTTCTTCTGGAGCCGAAGTCCTTTAGCCCAGAGAAATGTGCTCCCTTTCAGATGATCACCCCTTTCATGCATCAGCAGCTGAGCCTTGCCTTTACAAGCTACATGTGACAGGTCTAGGGGAAGGAGGAACAGGTCAAAGAGGCCATGCCCATATAGTCATGTGACACAGCAGGAGTGCATCTATCAAGTGAAACAATTCATGCTCAGGAGTGGTAAACAACACCATATGCATTTGGGAGGGGTTAAATTTGCATTAGCTCAAGCCTGGTCCCAGGCACTGAACTCCTGTGAGCAGTTGGAGTATGTGAGGAACAGTCCTGGAGCATGGCTTCTAGCTgagtttcatctgaaaggaagCCAGTTCATGTGCTCCAAGATCGCTTCTCAATATGAACCAAAGTGCTAAATGGGGCTCTTTAGGTTTTCTTAAAAAGTGCACTCCTGATTCAAACTAAAATACTTATGTGGGCACACCTAGAAAAGACTACAGCAAAGTTCAGCTTTAGGTATTTGATGGCATTCTGTATTTCATGACCTCGTGTTGCTTGAAAGTGTTTTTAAGTATGTTTGTGAAAATGAGAATTGTAAGTGGGAAGTACTGGGTGACCCTGTCCCCACTGCATTACTTCATCCTGTTGAAGAGGCATGGTATAGGGATGCAATATAACACCACTTTTCAGTGATATTCTTTAACTGAACAGACTCAGTAATATACGAACCGACAGACTTCCCAATTTCAAGTAAACATGTAGCTGGATTGTTGGGAGGGGGGATagggtttggttttgttctgttttccaaGGACCTTTTACGTTTGAGGTGGGATGAAATTCTTTCCATCTGTTTTCTAAAGCAGTTATTTTGATGTGGAGTGAGAGAAACAGACTGGTAACATATCATAAGCCATACAGCAGTTGCGAGCAACGTAAACAGACTGTTTTAAGGCTTTTGAATGGAATGCGTAAAAGAGGGGTATGAAGTGTAAATACATATAAATTACTGCTCCACAAGTATACAGCATCAGACTGTAATTTTATAATTTATCATAGTGTTCTAAGAGCTCCATTTAATTATTAGAGAGTCATTGAGACTGAGTGATAGTAAATAGTTTTAGCTCAATATCTTTCacttaaatatataaaatttgtCATATTAGTATGACATTATTTGATTATTGGTAAAATGAATGCAGTGCCAATGCaatatttttcctgctttcttcagaaaacatttaTTCATAACCACCCCACTCTCTGATATTTCTAGGCAGGTTTCATGGAATTTCCTCTGTGCcaccctccaaagccatctatcattattttttgcttattttaccCATGTTGGAAAGAAACGTTTTTTATCCAACCTACCTTGGACTGTAGTCTTCATAGTCTTTATACATTTTAGCTggaaaatgtgttaaaaaaataaagaaagtgaaaagaaagggaaatgtaCTACTGTTgaacatttcagatttttgtCTTAACTGCTCTTGATATCAGTGTAGAGAGTAAAATTGAAACCTCTAGGCTCTCAGCAACTTCAATTGTCCCCCTTCTCTACTCAAATACTTTTAATTTAAGACTACTCTAAGAAACACTTACAAATCCAAGCCCTGCTTGCAGACTCTGTTTATGTTAGGACAATCCTTCTTCCAGGCCCCATTTTCTTAAGCAGTGCATGTGTATAACAAAGACAGTCCTTTCCCTCTaaaatataggaacgttgtcagagtatgcagggatgcgatgaggaaggctaaggcccgtttggaattaaatctggcaagggatgtcaaggacagcaagaagggcttcttcaaatacatcagtagcaagaggaagactagggaaaatggggGCCccctgctgaatggggtgggtgccctggtgacgaaggatgcagagaaggcagagttactgaatgccttctttgcttcagtctttcctgctcaggccagccctcaggaaccccagatcctggaggcaagagagaaagtctggaggaaggaagactttcccttggtggaggaggagtgggttagagatcatttaagcaaacttgacacccacaaatccatgggccccaatgggatgcacccacgagtgctgagggagctggcggatgttattgctaagccactctccatcatctttgaaaggtcatggaggacaggagaggtgcctgaggactggaagaaagccagtgtcaccccagtcttcaaaaagggcaagaaggaggccccagggaactacaggccagtcagcctcacctccatccctggaaaggtgatggagcagctcatcctggaggctatctccaagcatgtggaggaaaagaaggtgatcaggagtagtcagcatggcttcaccaaggggaaatcatgcttaaccaatctgatagccttctatactggaatgactggctgggtagatgaggcgagagcagtggatgttgtctacctagacttcagcaaggcttttgacactgtctcccatagcatcctcatagacaagctcaggaagtgtgggctagatgagtggacagtgaggtggattgagaactggctgaatggcagagctcagagggttgtgatcagtggcacagagtctagttggaggcctgtagctagcggtgtcccccaggggtcagtactgggtccagtcttgttcaacttcttcatcagtgacctggatgaagggacagagtgcaccctcagcaagtttgccgatgatacaaaactgggaggagtggccgatacaccagagggctgtggtgccattcagagagacctggacaggctggagaggtgggcagagaggaacctcatgaagttcaacaaaggcaagtgcagggtcctgcacctggggaggaataaccccctgcaccagtacaggttgggggttgacctgctggaaagcagctctgcagagaaggacctgggagtgctggtggacaccaagttaagtatgaggcagcaatgtgcccttgtggccaagaaggccagtggtatcctgggctgcatcaggaagagtgttgccagcaggtcgagggaggtgattctccccctctactcagccctggtgaggccacatctggagtactgtgtccagttctgggctccccagtacaagagggatgtggcactactggagcaagtccagcgaagggccacaaagatgattaggggactggagcatctctcttatgaggaaagactgagagagctgggcctgtttagcctggagaagagaaggctgagaggagatcttatcaacgtgtacaagtatctgaagggagggtgtcgagaggatgggaccagacttttttcagtggtgccgagcgacaggacgcgaggcaatgggcacaaactgaaacacagacaattccatcttaacatgaggaaaaactttttcactgtgagggtgacagagcactggaacaggttgccccgagaggtggtggagtctcctctggagatattcaaaacctgcctggatgcaatcctgtgcaaggtgctctaggtgaccctgcttgagcaggggggtaggactagatgatctccagaggtcccttccaacctcagcgattctgtgattctgtgaaaatgcatTCTAACACATAGGACTGATTCcttgtttcttcctcctctttcttctgcttcatCTTTTTCTCTGGCTGGTGC from Apteryx mantelli isolate bAptMan1 chromosome 1, bAptMan1.hap1, whole genome shotgun sequence includes:
- the TRAT1 gene encoding T-cell receptor-associated transmembrane adapter 1, whose product is MDCHISVWGILAFLSLALIASLILNISHYMKKKREAKMYKDYEDYSPSYDDYYTEDDPVYGNLSQDILEECCYEQMKSQPQRPVNELQVETANQMCYASLDHSIKGKRRKPRRKQEPSLEDQEERPSKATIMPSKVSIYLNSEQLAAENTAKAEAIHDDPIRLMGLIHTAKENI